From the genome of Syntrophorhabdaceae bacterium:
TCGGCTGCCCCCTTATAAAATATCTTTAAAAAGTCGATCAGAAGCGTCAGGGAAAGTGCGGCGAATCCTAACGCTAAGCAATAGACAAAGGGATGGTATACGATCTTTAAGGTTTCAGATAACTCACCGATCCTTGCTATCTTCATGCCCCACTTTAATGTTTCCCACGATACAATAGAAAAAAATATCATGTTGACAAAGTAGTTGAAACCATCAAGAACCTTGTTGGTTCTTTTTGAGAATTTGTCTGTAAAGATCGTTACGATTATATGGTCTTTCCTGATCTGTGCGTAGCCAAGGGCCAAACCGGTCGCTACCGCTCCAAAGAACCCGATAAGTTCATAAGATCCGTTAATGGGGACATATACTACCCTGAAAAGCATGTTCCCTGCCGCGATGGCTGTAAGGGCGAGGATGGCGATGCCGCTCCAAAAGGCAAGGAATCTGTTTAAATAGGTATTAAATTTTATAAGATACCCCATTAGCAACCTCCGTAATCGAATATCTCTGGATGTGCTGGTGTTCCTGGTTCACAAAGGTGCCCGTGATATCAGACACCTTTGCGAACTCATGATCATTGTTTATATCACTTATATTGTTTTTCGTATTTGTCTTTCAACTGGTAAACGTCTTTCATGATCTGTTGGCCGGGCAACCCCTGGGCGGTTACCTTTTGTACGTATTCATCGATCATGGGTTTCAGTAGTTTACCCATCTCTGCCATATCGCTTGCGGATAGCTTTAAAAGCTGATGATTGTACTTCTGCTTTGACCAATCAAGCGATTCCTTTACGTGATTATCGACATATGTTCCGGTCCAGAGGGCCTGTTCACGTCCCAAATCGTCGATAACCTTCTTGACATCGGCGGGTAATGAATTCCACTTATCTTTATTCATTACGACGGCAAATGAAACAACAAATAGATTGGTCTCTGTTGCATAAGGCAGGTATGCGGCAAAGTTGAAGTCTTTCAATATCTCCATTGATGAAACATTACCTTTTACAACACCTTTCTGGATGGCCTCCGGTGCTTCAGACTGCGGCATACCGACAGGAGTTGCGCCAAGTCGTTTCAAAACTGTTGCGCCGGTTCCTGATGCCCTTAACTCCATACCCTTTAAATCTTTGAGAGATTTAATGGGCGTTTTCGTCA
Proteins encoded in this window:
- a CDS encoding TRAP transporter substrate-binding protein, producing MSKKIATLLIFAVFLLTLSVITPQNAGAQATIVLKYANFPPAPTFPCVQMERWAKEVEKRTAGKVKVQTFPGGTLLPAKSIFDGVIAGTADIGNFAMSYQPGRFPFSEAVDLPIGFTSAKVASLTLYDLIEKYKPKEFEKVKTLTFFTCPPADLMTKTPIKSLKDLKGMELRASGTGATVLKRLGATPVGMPQSEAPEAIQKGVVKGNVSSMEILKDFNFAAYLPYATETNLFVVSFAVVMNKDKWNSLPADVKKVIDDLGREQALWTGTYVDNHVKESLDWSKQKYNHQLLKLSASDMAEMGKLLKPMIDEYVQKVTAQGLPGQQIMKDVYQLKDKYEKQYK
- a CDS encoding TRAP transporter small permease subunit, with protein sequence MGYLIKFNTYLNRFLAFWSGIAILALTAIAAGNMLFRVVYVPINGSYELIGFFGAVATGLALGYAQIRKDHIIVTIFTDKFSKRTNKVLDGFNYFVNMIFFSIVSWETLKWGMKIARIGELSETLKIVYHPFVYCLALGFAALSLTLLIDFLKIFYKGAAE